A region of the Sarcophilus harrisii chromosome 3, mSarHar1.11, whole genome shotgun sequence genome:
tttcttgatctctcatcaGTCTTCAGGGATCCCACCCACTGACGTTTCTGTGCTATTCATGATTCTCTTTGAGTGAATTTTGATTAAAGCTTATCTTTCCCTTTGTTGTTAAAGCTACTTCTATTCTACTCATCAGGTTCACTTAGGCCAGATTTAGTGTTGTGTGTTGACTCATATCACTTATAAATATCACTCTTGTAATTGTGAAAATTGGACACCAAAATCCTAACATTAAATTAAGCTACATTTTTAGTCACAATTTTTAGGACAAGGAAGATGATGCACTTACTGAACAAAGACTAAATCAAACTACAtttggagtattgtgttcagttttaGACAATACATTATCTAAAGAACTTTGACAAATAAGAGACAATCCAGAAAAAGACAACCATAGTGATAAAGGGTTGAAAGAACATTACATAAAGATGGATAGAATATGACCAATGAGCTTCAACTTGGGAAAGATAGAATTTAAGGATTACATGTTAATTGTAGCCAAATATCCGAATGGTAGTTATACAAAATTAGTACCATATTTTCTCTTCATAATCAGCTGAGAAATATCAATGAGATTTTGCAATTAGGTAAATTTTGGTTTGACAAAAGGGGGAAATTCCCAACTATCAATTTTATCTCAAGAGAAAGTGggttaaaattaaaactaaaataggtttaatcaaaaggaaaaatagggaaagtatACTATATTTCatccatattaatcaatattgtttgggagtatttaaaataattagatagCATAAAGTTAGCTATTGGAAATGAGCAACTATGTAAGATAGTCttacatagatgcatatgaatgtatatattcatatatgagtATCATAGATTAGTATTAGATATATGAGAGAATGGGCTATTCAGGAGAGAATTAGTATACCTTTATTGAATAAATTCTTCTAAAGTATGAGTGGACATGTCTTGTGTGAGGAGTGGAAGGTATTCTTCATGGTTCATTGATggattaaattaaatgacttctgggATCTCTTCTAACTTGGAGATTCTGTGAATCTATGTCTTTGCAGGAGACATCATCATTTGTATAGCTTTTTCTGAGTTGTATCAGCCTGTTGAATCATCTGCTGGATACTTCCTTCTCTTTCAAAATTCTCCATCCCTGGTTACTGTGATTGGGATTATATTTGTTCTGCTTAACAgtgtggtagagtggatagaatactgaatcTAGGATCAAGAAGAtttgtttccaattccttgttagATAGCTACGAGATAGATTTGTAGCCCCATGTGAGTGAATACTATCTGAACTctaattttaacatgtataaaatatgaGTAATAACACTTGTATTACCTTATTCAAAGAATTATGTCAGCTAAAATGaaattgtgtatatataggtcttttaaaatttcataatgccatataaatgctatataattttGGTCCCAAAGGTCAGGAGCAATGGAAAGAATTTgaacagagaaagaatgaagattaaTGTAAATAATAACTTCTACAAAAATGGAactatacaaagaagaaaattttttttctaaactcagcaaaataattttctgttGGAATCCTTCAAGTGAGTGATGGATACCTTATTTAAGATTTCATAGGTAAGATTTCTATTTGGGTATGGAAAATACTATATGACATGTAAGGCCTTTTCCATCTTAAAATTTCTATGATTTAAAAACATCACAAAATCCCACTTTAGGTCATCCTCATTATGAAAACAATATGAAACAGAAAACCATTATTCTTAAAATCTGttgatttatttctatttttgtcccttttctccttctggtCAAGAACAACCTTGCAAACTTGAATCTTTTCTACATCTTGGCTTCTGAATATGGATAAGAAATGGAGTCTTTGTAGAGTTCTATTCTGTTTTGATGTTCATACACTGCTGCCACTAATGACTTAGACATGAGGGTGGTAGTAGATGGGTCAGAGCAGGTTCCCATCTCTAATACCCAAGACACCCTCTGGGAGTGAGTtgatgataaaaaataatcaCTTAGTCTACCCTCCATCCCTGATGTCACCAAGAAAGCATTATTGATCCTCTggaacatttctttttataagtAGACTACATAAATTACACTGAGTACTTGTTGCCAGCCATGAGAATTTACAATAACTCATTTGTGGACCCACCAACAGTGACTCTGGTTGGAATTCCTGGACTTGAACATCTACACTTCTGGATTGGATTCCCTTTTTGCCTCCTTTGCTTAGTAGCCCTCCTGGGAAATGTCCTCCTATTGATTATTATCCCAACAGAGCGCAGTCTTCACCAGCCCATGTACATCTTCCTGGCTGTGTTAGCTGCAACTGACCTCGGTCTGTGTGCTGCCATCGCCCCCAAGATGCTGGCCATCTTCTGGTTTCATGCCTGCACCATGGCCTTTGATGCCTGCCTCACTCAGCTATTCTTTATTCATGCCCTACAAGGGATGGAGTCAGGCATCTTGCTGGCCATGGCCTTTGACCGCTATGTGGCAATTTGTGATCCTCTTAGACATTCAGCCATTCTTACACCAACTATCCTGAGTCGGATGATATTGGTAGTATCAGTGAGAGCTGTTGTATTGGTTGGTTTACTGCCCCTTCTGATCAGACGTTTGCACTTCTTCCATACAACTGTCATAGCCCATTCTTACTGTGAGCACATGGCTGTGGTCAAATTGGCCGCTGAGAACATTCAGGTCAATAAGTCTGTTGGATTGTTTGTAGCATTTACCATTCTGGGTTTTGACATGATCTTTGTCCTTGTTTCCTATACTCTAATTATATGGACAGTTTTCCACCTTCCCCAGAAGAAAGCTCGGTTGAAGGCACTTAATACCTGCACAGCCCATATTTTTGTCTTCCTTGAATTTTATgtccttgctttcttttcttttcttagccATCGCTTTGGCCACTTGACACCATATACTCACATTCTTTTGTCCACTATTTACCTCCTTGTACCTCCTGCCCTTAACCCCATTGTTTAtggagtaaaaacaaaagaaatccgAGTCAAGGTGCTAAGAATATTTACTAAAAAAGACATTTCCCTTCAGTAAATTATCAAATTCAACCCAAAAtatcagcatttatttttatttattatcttgtaatgtatttattaagtgcaacTCCCCCTAAAGAATAGGTATGATCTATAATTTAATGAAGTGTTTAGAGATAAGATAAAGTAGatataattgttgttattataattatttcaattgttttaatttttttctggtttcaaaaagaaaattatgggaaagggacccataatAGAAGggacactaaaagaaaaaaaaatattaattttaacatTGTGGTTCTAGATCCACTGTGGCTTAACATAACAATAAGGAAAAGAAGACAATATCATATATAAGAACATTTTAAGTCACAAATGTTATACTAATTTGATGAATTAAAATGAActaggaaaaaagagggaatccTAATGTTTGAAAAATAGATGACTAGAGAATAATTTTAATCTTCAAGTTTTCAAAAGGCTCTTATgtagaaggattagatttgtatAGCTTGACTTCTGGATGTGGTACCTTAGAAAtttgaaataagaataatagatGAAAGTTGTAAAGAGAACATTTTGACTGAATAGATAATTCATTCAATTATcattaaggatttattaagcttttacctTCTACTAGACATTATAAATCcacaaaattgaaagaatcccaGTTCACAGTATACTTGCATGAAAATTAGAAGCATATACAAAATACAGAGGAGGCAAATATcaggtgattttattttttggagacaAGTACACAATCAGGTGAGAAATTAGCTTAGAAATTATGCAGAATATGGTGCTCTAGCTGAGTTTTAGAAGGGAATGAGAGATTCTTGGTACTGGAAGTGAGGAGAAAGTGAAATCTAATAAGGAAAACCATTCCAAAATTATGGAAATGAGAAATGCTAGGTCATGTGCAAGGAAGAGTGAGAAGTCCAATTTGAATACATAGAAAACTGCTGAACTACTGTTGACTACTCCTCTTCTTCTGGAAACTCTCTTTTTCCTGGGTATTAGGGATTTAATCTCAACAGGTACTCAATCTACTTCTTTCAGaattccatttcctccttttctggATCATGATTTTCAATCaattcaagtcaataaatatttataaaatatctactatgtggAAAGCATTATACTAAGCACAgcaaatacaaataagaaaaaaaaaaaccgttCCTTTCCTCAAGGTGCTTACAATCTACTGGGAGGAAAGACAACAAGTATAATGAAGCTGGAAAAAAGGCTAGGAATGATGGATACCTAGGGACAGAGTGTTTCAGAAAGTCAAAATCCAGCAAAACTGCTGATGGAGAATTGAGTATTATTTGAAAAGTTCTGAAAATTTCAAGCCTTCTATAAGGATTACTTTGGGAGGAGTTTATTGCTTCCCCCTCCAGCTCTTCAGTCAGAAAGAAAATGTATCTGAACAACTTGACAAGTTATTCAATATAAAAAATGGAATCAATCAATATGATAGTATTTCATGTGATCAGTTTATCATGGGGGGAAATATAGTATATCATCAAAATGAAATTCTAGAAACCTTTTAAGAATAAATGTaatggggaaattttatttccccattgcattttaatctgattcaagtAACACTTGGGAATGATTCTGTAAGTAATTTTGATACTTCTGGTTTAGatcactgagagattaagtgatttttttataGTTCAGATCTCATACACCaatggcataccctttaatcctcaagaacaggcaatagtagagaggaggaacagacacatcaagatgctcctccaaaaacaaaagaaaagggaagctgTGATGAccccatattttaaaatcagcctgagtcaggaattcaggttaagggaaaatcttcaatctttattctcagtagaggtgaagaaggattggaggtaaaagggaatcagaggtaaagggagattagcaatgtcagcagctgtgtcaagaagccagccagaccagaagccacaagatcagaagccaccagagcagaaccccGCCAGCagtccctctctgcctctcttcctgcccctctgcctccacccaccaaaatcatcatttccacaacacatcaggacttgcacagagagtgggcagtggccattctttctccaagcatatatattaatagagtatggtccaattactatttagccttacGTGCTTGGGaactcagtgcatcaactcaagcctagGCCATTAcagggagccacaggtaaccctggAGAActtagccctttatactattattattttttttttgatgacgATGCATTGGCTCCAGCAGAAAGGTTTTATAatccaccagaagggcagtgtccagcaCAAGGAGCTCTGGTATCTTTAGATTATtgccaggtgatatggagagtTTTAGAGaatagtgaatggaagggaccagatagattaactgtaatgtctgggctagctctccgGTGGGCCTCAGGATCAACCTGAGGCCTTGggcttagtggaggagtgaagtgaaggaggcaagagACCAGACATATGGCTGGTCAAAAATGGagtctggactctggagtctggagcctgaagtcttctctgtggctgACATCATCATGGCTGAGTGAGGCCTCTGTCTCtgggactcccttaaatacccGTGCATGACTCCTTTATGACACCACACTGGGCATGCGCAGCTGTAGAACCACATTACCCTAAGTATACGCCAATTAGATTGAccacatcattacattacatcaaGTATGTGCTTAGAACCACCATTTCACactgagtaggtacttaactataagcatcctgctgTCCTGTGTTGTACTTGAAGCAGTTATGTAAGTGTATAGGTAAGTATAGGATATATAAGGCTGAAGACTTTTTGAATAAATGATCGCCTGTTTGACTATCCTTGTAAGTTCTGCCTCTTCACTCCTTACCAATGATCAGGATTTGAACTGCTACTGAAATCCTCCTGTGAGCAGGTTAGACAAAtaccaaacatatatgcaccaaatgtaTAACAACTAACTTTTTAAAGAAGATGTGAAATTAATTACagtaggaaatagaaaataaaaacaataatagtgaGATATCTTAAGTTATCCTCTTAGAACTGGATAAACCTAGtctcaaaataaacaaatagttAAATAGGTAAgtagaatttcagaaaattagATATAATggacctttggaaaaaattgaatggaaatagataagaatatctttttttctcagctAAACATGGCACCTTcataaaaaaatgatgatcatTCATAAAAACTTCACAACTGAAAGCAgagaagcagaaatattaaatgtgttttttaaattccaatacaataaaaattgcattcaataaaaagctttagaagaatagattaaaattaattggaagctaAGTAATCTGAATCTAAAGAATGAGTAAGAAAAactatagaaacaataatttcattaaaggcaatgacaaaaaatgaaataacatatcaaTATTTATGGGAAACTGACAAATCAGGATTTAGGAGAAGACTTATGTGTCTAAACActtacaaaaatcaataaaaaggaaaaagaacagatcatTGACTTGGTTACTACATGGGAGACCTAGAAATCTTTCACTTGGatactattttattaaataagtaCAATgatattgttctttttaaaagtatgcaaCATATTATTGTCACCCCACCAAGACTGGTTCTGTGGTTTAAAAAAAGCCTTAGTAATAGAAAAGAGCAGAAAACCag
Encoded here:
- the LOC100918197 gene encoding olfactory receptor 52A1-like; its protein translation is MRIYNNSFVDPPTVTLVGIPGLEHLHFWIGFPFCLLCLVALLGNVLLLIIIPTERSLHQPMYIFLAVLAATDLGLCAAIAPKMLAIFWFHACTMAFDACLTQLFFIHALQGMESGILLAMAFDRYVAICDPLRHSAILTPTILSRMILVVSVRAVVLVGLLPLLIRRLHFFHTTVIAHSYCEHMAVVKLAAENIQVNKSVGLFVAFTILGFDMIFVLVSYTLIIWTVFHLPQKKARLKALNTCTAHIFVFLEFYVLAFFSFLSHRFGHLTPYTHILLSTIYLLVPPALNPIVYGVKTKEIRVKVLRIFTKKDISLQ